From Neobacillus sp. PS2-9, the proteins below share one genomic window:
- a CDS encoding PadR family transcriptional regulator, giving the protein MSSFRYAMLTLLAREPLSGYDIKQQMNSRMGPFWKAGSNQIYPELAKMDEEGLVVLHEVEQNDYRPARKVYRITESGQQELIRWTTEPTEPEIIRDEFLLKAYNSWLVESEQMIPSLEEKKKEHEEKLTIYLDKVNELKEMLNPSNSRDPILSSMSVVEFGIEYEKLYIKWCTNLIERLKNSFNESS; this is encoded by the coding sequence ATGAGTTCCTTTCGTTATGCCATGCTTACATTATTGGCGCGGGAGCCGCTAAGCGGATACGATATTAAGCAACAGATGAATAGTCGAATGGGGCCGTTCTGGAAAGCAGGAAGTAATCAAATATATCCTGAATTGGCAAAAATGGATGAAGAAGGACTAGTAGTACTCCATGAAGTAGAGCAAAATGATTACCGTCCTGCTCGAAAAGTATATAGAATTACAGAAAGTGGGCAGCAAGAACTAATTCGTTGGACAACCGAGCCTACTGAACCAGAAATAATTCGGGATGAATTCCTTTTGAAGGCTTATAATTCTTGGCTTGTTGAATCTGAACAAATGATACCCAGTTTGGAAGAGAAAAAGAAGGAACATGAGGAGAAGTTGACAATATATCTTGACAAGGTAAATGAACTTAAAGAAATGCTAAATCCATCAAATTCTAGGGATCCTATTCTGTCCAGCATGTCCGTCGTGGAATTCGGAATTGAATATGAAAAACTCTATATAAAGTGGTGTACAAATTTAATTGAAAGACTAAAGAATTCATTCAACGAATCATCATAA
- a CDS encoding Ldh family oxidoreductase: MGTYRELDLKSFCEDLLVSVGMNQENASVAADSLVKANLEGVDSHGISRLPIYVKRFKDHRINLNPEIKITEQTSSVLLVDGDNGLGHVVSYQAILKGTEMAKQSGITAIAIKNSNHFGTASYFCQLACEQNLACIGFTNSPPGIAPWGGKNAFFGTNPIAFGFPTGNDQPVIIDLSTSIVARGKIILAAKQGQPIPDGWAMDEDGLPTNDAKAALRGSVLPLGGAKGSALALAVEILTGILTGAAFGPYVKNIYNEAETEHANVGHFFLLLDIEKFMHLSTFFESLEHLLTEMKEVPKAPGTNEIRYPGERRKRDRELRQLAGIELSSSVEEELIKLAEQYYVPFPEPLSLEKI, translated from the coding sequence ATGGGAACCTATCGTGAATTGGATCTTAAAAGTTTTTGCGAAGACCTGCTAGTAAGCGTGGGAATGAACCAAGAGAATGCCTCTGTGGCTGCAGATTCATTAGTGAAAGCGAACCTTGAAGGTGTGGACAGCCACGGAATCAGCCGTCTTCCCATCTACGTCAAACGGTTTAAAGATCATAGGATTAATTTGAATCCTGAAATTAAAATAACGGAGCAGACATCATCTGTTTTACTGGTAGATGGAGATAATGGCCTTGGCCATGTGGTTAGTTATCAGGCCATTTTAAAAGGAACAGAAATGGCGAAACAAAGCGGGATTACCGCCATTGCGATAAAAAATAGCAATCATTTTGGTACCGCCTCTTATTTTTGTCAGCTGGCCTGTGAGCAAAACCTCGCCTGTATCGGTTTCACCAACTCGCCGCCAGGCATCGCACCATGGGGAGGGAAAAATGCCTTTTTTGGAACAAACCCGATTGCTTTTGGGTTTCCAACGGGCAACGATCAGCCCGTGATCATTGACTTATCGACTAGCATTGTCGCTAGGGGGAAAATTATTTTAGCAGCCAAACAGGGACAGCCTATTCCAGATGGGTGGGCGATGGATGAAGACGGTCTTCCTACCAATGATGCGAAAGCGGCATTAAGGGGTTCTGTCCTGCCATTAGGCGGAGCGAAGGGATCCGCTTTAGCTTTAGCCGTAGAAATCTTAACGGGGATTCTGACTGGGGCTGCTTTTGGGCCTTATGTGAAAAATATTTATAATGAAGCGGAAACGGAACACGCCAATGTGGGGCATTTCTTCCTATTGCTGGATATCGAAAAGTTTATGCACCTATCAACCTTTTTTGAGTCGCTCGAACATCTGTTAACAGAGATGAAGGAAGTTCCGAAAGCACCGGGCACGAATGAAATCAGGTACCCAGGGGAAAGAAGAAAGAGGGATAGGGAGCTGCGCCAATTAGCAGGAATTGAATTGTCGTCCAGTGTAGAAGAGGAACTCATTAAGCTTGCGGAACAGTATTATGTCCCGTTTCCAGAGCCTCTATCATTGGAAAAAATATAA
- a CDS encoding RNA polymerase sigma factor, with the protein MDWEKIWIDYWKEVYVFVFLRVRHKQEAEDITQETFIKAIRAEDRYLEDNVNILALLKTIARNLIIDIWRKKQKTQEPLSLEPELFLTDIGSDLEKIIEQKEQVEHALYLLNEDQRKVIVLRLLQGLSIKETAELLGKTEAFVKVIQFRAIKKVQDLMKKEFLEEALR; encoded by the coding sequence ATGGATTGGGAGAAGATATGGATTGATTATTGGAAAGAAGTATATGTATTTGTATTTTTACGGGTTCGTCATAAGCAGGAAGCAGAAGATATCACGCAGGAAACCTTTATCAAAGCTATCCGGGCAGAGGATAGGTATTTAGAAGATAATGTGAATATATTAGCCCTTTTAAAAACCATTGCTAGAAACCTGATCATTGACATATGGAGAAAAAAGCAAAAAACGCAAGAACCCTTAAGTCTTGAACCCGAACTGTTCTTAACCGATATAGGAAGTGATTTAGAAAAAATCATCGAACAAAAGGAACAAGTGGAACATGCCCTTTACTTATTAAATGAGGATCAGAGAAAAGTAATTGTATTACGGCTTTTGCAGGGACTGTCGATCAAAGAAACAGCGGAACTGCTGGGGAAGACGGAAGCCTTCGTAAAAGTCATACAATTTCGCGCGATAAAGAAGGTTCAGGACCTAATGAAAAAGGAATTTTTGGAGGAGGCTTTGCGATGA
- a CDS encoding UxaA family hydrolase: protein MGQQLFGYRRENGKVGIRNHVIILPVDDISNAACEAVARQVQGTLALPHAYGRLQYGPDLDLHFRTMIGTGSNPNVAAVIVIGIEQNWTKKIADGIAETGKPVSYFSIEGNGDFETIRAASWKAKEYVQWATELQREPIELKDLTISIKCGESDTTTGMGSCPTVSQAVDRLVDAGATVFFGETSELTGGEHIIRERMATPELQERFMAIYDDYVGEIGSKGVDLLGSQPTQGNIAGGLSTIEEKALGNIAKTGTKEVVGVLDPADKPENGPGLYFMDTSSAAAECITLMAAGGAVLHLFPTGQGNIIGNPIEPVVKITANPITAATMSEHIDVDVQGLLSRNISLEQAGDQLMEMICRTVNGRLTCAEALGHREFVMTKLYRSA, encoded by the coding sequence AACAGCTTTTTGGATATCGCAGAGAAAATGGTAAGGTTGGCATTCGGAATCACGTGATTATTTTACCGGTAGATGATATTTCTAACGCAGCTTGTGAAGCTGTTGCAAGACAAGTTCAAGGTACGTTAGCTCTTCCGCATGCGTACGGCAGACTACAGTATGGTCCAGACTTGGATTTGCATTTCAGAACGATGATTGGAACAGGTTCTAACCCGAACGTTGCAGCCGTCATCGTCATCGGTATTGAACAGAACTGGACGAAGAAAATCGCTGATGGGATTGCCGAAACTGGTAAACCAGTATCCTATTTTTCTATCGAAGGAAATGGTGATTTTGAAACGATCCGCGCAGCAAGCTGGAAGGCGAAGGAATATGTTCAATGGGCCACTGAACTTCAAAGGGAACCAATTGAATTAAAGGATTTAACCATCAGCATTAAATGTGGTGAATCCGATACAACAACTGGCATGGGCTCGTGTCCAACTGTTTCTCAGGCAGTGGATCGTTTGGTTGATGCTGGTGCGACGGTATTCTTTGGGGAAACCTCTGAACTAACCGGCGGTGAGCATATTATCCGCGAGCGGATGGCTACACCGGAACTTCAAGAGAGATTCATGGCCATCTATGATGATTATGTAGGTGAAATTGGATCTAAAGGTGTAGATTTATTAGGCTCACAGCCAACTCAAGGAAATATCGCCGGCGGCTTATCAACCATTGAAGAGAAAGCCTTGGGGAATATCGCAAAAACAGGTACGAAGGAAGTTGTAGGTGTCCTAGACCCTGCTGACAAACCAGAAAATGGCCCTGGTCTTTACTTCATGGATACCTCTTCTGCAGCAGCAGAATGTATCACCTTGATGGCTGCAGGTGGAGCGGTTCTTCACCTATTCCCTACTGGCCAAGGTAATATTATTGGTAACCCAATTGAACCGGTTGTGAAGATTACGGCTAATCCGATCACGGCTGCTACGATGAGTGAACACATTGACGTGGACGTGCAAGGCTTGCTATCACGTAACATCTCGCTGGAACAAGCAGGGGATCAATTAATGGAAATGATTTGCCGTACAGTCAATGGCCGTCTTACTTGTGCAGAGGCATTAGGCCATCGTGAATTTGTCATGACAAAACTATATCGCAGTGCTTAA